A single Epinephelus fuscoguttatus linkage group LG13, E.fuscoguttatus.final_Chr_v1 DNA region contains:
- the ormdl1 gene encoding ORM1-like protein 1: protein MNVGVAHSEVNPNTRVMNSRGIWLTYALGVGILHIVLLSIPFFSVPVVWTLTNVIHNFGMYVFMHAVKGTPFETPDQGKARLLTHWEQLDYGVQFTSSRKFFTISPIILYFLASFYTKYDTAHFVINTASLLSVLIPKLPQLHGVRIFGINKY from the exons ATGAATGTGGGTGTGGCACACAGTGAGGTGAACCCAAATACTCGGGTTATGAACAGTCGAGGGATCTGGTTGACCTATGCCCTTGGTGTTGGAATACTTCACATTGTGCTCTTGAGCATACCCTTCTTCAGCGTGCCAGTGGTGTGGACTCTAACTAACGTTATACACAACTTT GGAATGTATGTCTTTATGCATGCAGTGAAAGGCACACCTTTCGAGACACCTGACCAAGGAAAAGCCAGACTTCTTACACATTGGGAACAGCTTGACTACGGCGTGCAGTTCACTTCATCTAGAAAGTTTTTCACCATCTCCCCAATCATTCT ATACTTCTTGGCAAGTTTCTACACAAAGTATGACACAGCACACTTTGTCATAAACACTGCCTCACTTTTGAGCGTCCTGATCCCCAAGCTGCCACAACTACACGGAGTGAGGATTTTCGGCATCAACAAGTATTAA